One region of Miscanthus floridulus cultivar M001 chromosome 19, ASM1932011v1, whole genome shotgun sequence genomic DNA includes:
- the LOC136529863 gene encoding ethylene-responsive transcription factor 1-like, producing MCGGAILSDIIPPPRRVTAGHLWPESKKPRRAAGAGRRRAGAPVEEEEDFEADFEVFEVESGESELESEDEAKPFAAPRSGLPRDGLLNTSAAGVDGPAANSVKRKRKNQFRGIRRRPWGKWAAEIRDPRKGVRVWLGTFNSPEEAARAYDAEARRIRGNKAKVNFPDDVSTISQKHRAGATSLKVPEMDVEEKPIIKTAVNNMSNSNAYPYPVVGHNMPEPFMHTQNMSFAPLVNSATPVQEPFVNLSSDQGSNSFSCSDFSLENDTRTPDITSVVVGESAFVQNADPAVVPPMMGNASVDLTELDPYMNFLMDSGSEDSINTLLSCDGSQDVVSNMDLWSFDDMPMSAGFY from the exons ATGTGCGGCGGCGCCATCCTGTCGGACATCATCCCGCCGCCGCGGCGGGTCACGGCGGGCCACCTCTGGCCTGAGAGCAAGAAGCCGAGGAGGGCCGCCGGAGCCGGCAGGAGGAGGGCCGGGGCCcccgtggaggaggaggaggacttcGAGGCCGACTTCGAGGTGTTCGAGGTGGAGTCCGGCGAGTCGGAGCTCGAGTCCGAGGATGAGGCCAAGCCCTTCGCCGCCCCCAGGAGCGGGCTCCCCAGAG ATGGATTATTAAACACTAGTGCAGCTGGTGTTGATGGCCCTGCTGCAAATTCAGTTAAAAGGAAGAGGAAGAACCAGTTTAGGGGTATCCGCCGGCGCCCATGGGGTAAATGGGCTGCTGAGATTAGAGATCCTCGCAAAGGCGTTCGTGTCTGGCTTGGTACTTTCAACTCTCCCGAAGAAGCTGCTAGAGCTTATGATGCTGAGGCACGCAGGATCCGTGGCAATAAGGCTAAAGTCAACTTCCCAGATGATGTTTCGACGATTTCTCAGAAGCACCGAGCTGGGGCTACCTCTCTGAAAGTGCCTGAGATGGACGTTGAAGAGAAGCCGATTATCAAGACGGCAGTCAACAACATGAGCAACTCAAATGCATATCCCTACCCTGTTGTCGGCCACAACATGCCTGAGCCATTTATGCATACTCAAAACATGTCATTTGCTCCTTTGGTGAATTCTGCCACCCCCGTTCAGGAACCTTTCGTGAACCTGTCCTCAGACCAAGGTAGCAACTCCTTCAGTTGCTCAGACTTCAGCCTCGAGAATGACACCAGGACCCCTGACATAACGTCGGTAGTTGTTGGTGAGTCTGCATTCGTCCAGAACGCCGATCCTGCTGTGGTGCCTCCTATGATGGGGAATGCTAGTGTTGATCTCACAGAGTTGGACCCATATATGAATTTCCTGATGGACAGTGGTTCAGAGGACTCAATCAACACCCTTTTGAGCTGTGATGGATCCCAGGATGTGGTTAGCAACATGGACCTTTGGAGCTTTGATGACATGCCCATGTCTGCTGGTTTCTACTGA
- the LOC136529864 gene encoding uncharacterized protein isoform X1 → MPRGRPLRLGLPTRSASSSNGAPPLPLPGFGCPTLRRVSTGAPAQPNPSGAARRHHGRAALPCRVRPTQASLWPRWATTPFSDSRLSPTPTPDAPVRNVVLRSSRCCRTRPFDSLTYGDEEALQNNFKSDSAPTVGFIVRDSKAFMCSEGSIRAIEITMPQPLIVSMVVQIIYSSSRTTTNCHVIPDHALSQASPTSFVGRNCMALPVGSVNDLLLLYSMVYPVDLSCCWSCDSEHTKWQCY, encoded by the exons ATGCCGCGGGGTCGCCCTCTCCGCCTCGGCTTGCCTACGCGCTCTGCCTCTTCCAGCAACGGCGCTCCACCCCTTCCTCTTCCTGGCTTTGGCTGCCCGACGTTGCGCCGCGTCAGCACGGGAGCCCCCGCGCAGCCAAACCCTAGCGGCGCAGCCCGGCGCCATCACGGCCGCGCCGCTCTCCCCTGCCGCGTTCGGCCAACACAAGCTTCGCTGTGGCCTCGCTGGGCCACCACGCCATTCTCGGATTCACGGCTGTCGCCGACGCCCACGCCGGACGCGCCAGT ACGAAACGTCGTGCTCCGGTCTTCTCGCTGCTGCAGAACAAGGCCGTTTGATTCCTTGACATATGGCGACGAG GAAGCTTTACAGAACAATTTCAAATCTGATTCAGCGCCAACCGTGGGCTTCATTGTCAGAGATTCAAAAGCTTTCATGTGCTCAGAGGGATCGATTCGCGCCATCGAGATA ACCATGCCTCAGCCTCTAATTGTTTCGATGGTGGTGCAGATCATCTATTCCTCTTCTAGGACAACAACTAATTG CCACGTCATCCCTGACCATGCCCTCAGTCAGGCATCCCCAACCAG TTTTGTAGGCCGCAATTGTATGGCATTGCCAGTTGGTTCTGTCAATGATCTCCTACTTCTATACTCAATG GTTTATCCAGTTGATCTATCTTGCTGCTGGTCCTGCGACTCTGAGCATACGAAATGGCAATGTTACTAG
- the LOC136529864 gene encoding uncharacterized protein isoform X2, with the protein MPRGRPLRLGLPTRSASSSNGAPPLPLPGFGCPTLRRVSTGAPAQPNPSGAARRHHGRAALPCRVRPTQASLWPRWATTPFSDSRLSPTPTPDAPVRNVVLRSSRCCRTRPFDSLTYGDEEALQNNFKSDSAPTVGFIVRDSKAFMCSEGSIRAIEIIIYSSSRTTTNCHVIPDHALSQASPTSFVGRNCMALPVGSVNDLLLLYSMVYPVDLSCCWSCDSEHTKWQCY; encoded by the exons ATGCCGCGGGGTCGCCCTCTCCGCCTCGGCTTGCCTACGCGCTCTGCCTCTTCCAGCAACGGCGCTCCACCCCTTCCTCTTCCTGGCTTTGGCTGCCCGACGTTGCGCCGCGTCAGCACGGGAGCCCCCGCGCAGCCAAACCCTAGCGGCGCAGCCCGGCGCCATCACGGCCGCGCCGCTCTCCCCTGCCGCGTTCGGCCAACACAAGCTTCGCTGTGGCCTCGCTGGGCCACCACGCCATTCTCGGATTCACGGCTGTCGCCGACGCCCACGCCGGACGCGCCAGT ACGAAACGTCGTGCTCCGGTCTTCTCGCTGCTGCAGAACAAGGCCGTTTGATTCCTTGACATATGGCGACGAG GAAGCTTTACAGAACAATTTCAAATCTGATTCAGCGCCAACCGTGGGCTTCATTGTCAGAGATTCAAAAGCTTTCATGTGCTCAGAGGGATCGATTCGCGCCATCGAGATA ATCATCTATTCCTCTTCTAGGACAACAACTAATTG CCACGTCATCCCTGACCATGCCCTCAGTCAGGCATCCCCAACCAG TTTTGTAGGCCGCAATTGTATGGCATTGCCAGTTGGTTCTGTCAATGATCTCCTACTTCTATACTCAATG GTTTATCCAGTTGATCTATCTTGCTGCTGGTCCTGCGACTCTGAGCATACGAAATGGCAATGTTACTAG
- the LOC136529864 gene encoding uncharacterized protein isoform X4: MPRGRPLRLGLPTRSASSSNGAPPLPLPGFGCPTLRRVSTGAPAQPNPSGAARRHHGRAALPCRVRPTQASLWPRWATTPFSDSRLSPTPTPDAPVRNVVLRSSRCCRTRPFDSLTYGDEEALQNNFKSDSAPTVGFIVRDSKAFMCSEGSIRAIEIIIYSSSRTTTNCHVIPDHALSQASPTRPQLYGIASWFCQ, encoded by the exons ATGCCGCGGGGTCGCCCTCTCCGCCTCGGCTTGCCTACGCGCTCTGCCTCTTCCAGCAACGGCGCTCCACCCCTTCCTCTTCCTGGCTTTGGCTGCCCGACGTTGCGCCGCGTCAGCACGGGAGCCCCCGCGCAGCCAAACCCTAGCGGCGCAGCCCGGCGCCATCACGGCCGCGCCGCTCTCCCCTGCCGCGTTCGGCCAACACAAGCTTCGCTGTGGCCTCGCTGGGCCACCACGCCATTCTCGGATTCACGGCTGTCGCCGACGCCCACGCCGGACGCGCCAGT ACGAAACGTCGTGCTCCGGTCTTCTCGCTGCTGCAGAACAAGGCCGTTTGATTCCTTGACATATGGCGACGAG GAAGCTTTACAGAACAATTTCAAATCTGATTCAGCGCCAACCGTGGGCTTCATTGTCAGAGATTCAAAAGCTTTCATGTGCTCAGAGGGATCGATTCGCGCCATCGAGATA ATCATCTATTCCTCTTCTAGGACAACAACTAATTG CCACGTCATCCCTGACCATGCCCTCAGTCAGGCATCCCCAACCAG GCCGCAATTGTATGGCATTGCCAGTTGGTTCTGTCAATGA
- the LOC136529864 gene encoding uncharacterized protein isoform X3 → MPRGRPLRLGLPTRSASSSNGAPPLPLPGFGCPTLRRVSTGAPAQPNPSGAARRHHGRAALPCRVRPTQASLWPRWATTPFSDSRLSPTPTPDAPVRNVVLRSSRCCRTRPFDSLTYGDEEALQNNFKSDSAPTVGFIVRDSKAFMCSEGSIRAIEITMPQPLIVSMVVQIIYSSSRTTTNCHVIPDHALSQASPTRPQLYGIASWFCQ, encoded by the exons ATGCCGCGGGGTCGCCCTCTCCGCCTCGGCTTGCCTACGCGCTCTGCCTCTTCCAGCAACGGCGCTCCACCCCTTCCTCTTCCTGGCTTTGGCTGCCCGACGTTGCGCCGCGTCAGCACGGGAGCCCCCGCGCAGCCAAACCCTAGCGGCGCAGCCCGGCGCCATCACGGCCGCGCCGCTCTCCCCTGCCGCGTTCGGCCAACACAAGCTTCGCTGTGGCCTCGCTGGGCCACCACGCCATTCTCGGATTCACGGCTGTCGCCGACGCCCACGCCGGACGCGCCAGT ACGAAACGTCGTGCTCCGGTCTTCTCGCTGCTGCAGAACAAGGCCGTTTGATTCCTTGACATATGGCGACGAG GAAGCTTTACAGAACAATTTCAAATCTGATTCAGCGCCAACCGTGGGCTTCATTGTCAGAGATTCAAAAGCTTTCATGTGCTCAGAGGGATCGATTCGCGCCATCGAGATA ACCATGCCTCAGCCTCTAATTGTTTCGATGGTGGTGCAGATCATCTATTCCTCTTCTAGGACAACAACTAATTG CCACGTCATCCCTGACCATGCCCTCAGTCAGGCATCCCCAACCAG GCCGCAATTGTATGGCATTGCCAGTTGGTTCTGTCAATGA
- the LOC136528731 gene encoding probable cinnamyl alcohol dehydrogenase 1, which produces MAAESENGNCDAWAARDPSGVLSPYKFNRRAVQNSDVALKIIYCGVCYADVGWTRNMHNDSKYPLVPGHEIAGVVTQVGADVKGFKVGDHVGVGTYVNSCRDCENCNSSLDNHCPERVFTFNGIDTDGTVTKGGYSTHIVVHERYCFQIPDGYPLAKAAPLLCAGITVYTPMMQHNMNQPGKSLGVIGLGGLGHMAVKFGKAFGLKVTVLSTSESKRDEAINLLGADNFVISSDTQQMESLKNSLHFIVDTASGDHPFDLYLSLLKVGGVMTLVGFPSEIKMHPASLLLGARSLSGSVVGGTKDIQEMVNFCAANKIYPEIEIIKIDYINEALARLVNRDVKYRFVIDIENSFK; this is translated from the exons ATGGCTGCTGAATCAGAGAACGGCAACTGCGATGCTTGGGCAGCGAGAGATCCTTCTGGAGTTCTCTCACCATACAAGTTTAACCGCAG AGCAGTGCAAAACAGCGATGTTGCGCTGAAGATCATATACTGTGGAGTCTGTTATGCTGACGTTGGTTGGACACGGAACATGCACAATGATTCAAAATATCCTTTGGTTCCTGG GCATGAGATAGCTGGAGTTGTAACTCAGGTTGGTGCAGATGTCAAAGGCTTTAAAGTGGGTGACCATGTAGGTGTTGGAACATATGTGAACTCATGCCGAGATTGTGAGAACTGCAATAGCTCTCTAGATAACCACTGCCCAGAAAGAGTTTTTACTTTCAATGGCATTGATACAGATGGAACTGTCACAAAGGGGGGTTACTCCACTCACATTGTAGTCCATGAAAG GTATTGCTTCCAAATACCCGATGGCTACCCTTTGGCAAAGGCAGCACCTCTTCTGTGTGCCGGGATAACTGTGTATACTCCAATGATGCAACACAACATGAACCAACCTGGAAAGTCACTTGGGGTCATTGGACTCGGTGGTCTGGGTCACATGGCTGTGAAATTTGGTAAAGCGTTTGGTCTTAAGGTCACAGTTTTGAGTACAAGTGAATCAAAGAGAGATGAAGCCATCAACCTCCTTGGAGCAGATAATTTTGTTATATCATCAGACACACAGCAGATGGAG TCCCTGAAAAACTCCCTGCACTTCATAGTTGACACCGCTTCTGGTGACCATCCGTTTGATCTATATCTCTCTCTCCTTAAGGTTGGTGGTGTGATGACACTAGTGGGCTTTCCCAGTGAGATCAAAATGCATCCTGCAAGCCTTCTTCTTG GTGCGCGGAGCTTGTCGGGTAGTGTTGTTGGAGGTACAAAAGACATCCAAGAAATGGTTAACTTCTGTGCAGCGAACAAAATCTATCCAGAGATTGAGATCATTAAGATAGATTATATCAATGAGGCTTTGGCTAGGCTTGTTAATCGAGATGTGAAATACCGCTTTGTAATTGACATCGAGAACTCTTTCAAGTAG